A portion of the Oryzias melastigma strain HK-1 linkage group LG1, ASM292280v2, whole genome shotgun sequence genome contains these proteins:
- the LOC112137309 gene encoding gastrin/cholecystokinin-like peptide isoform X1, producing MGFSALTAVVFTLHTSFPSMHLQIDQMLSVRRSFKSCPLWSSRQSSPLRGSAAMSGKAALLFALLVALLVSGSASPPRTDGGSGVLAHKGAEPASRGRAAARVQRRAHLTEDEREMVTKQIVQALSEVMNSDCMADRDYRGWLDFGRRDAE from the exons atggGCTTTTCTGCACTCACAGCTGTAGTGTTTACTTTACACACTTcctttcccagcatgcacctcCAGATCGATCAGATGTTATCTGTCAGGCGGAGCTTTAAAAGCTGCCCGCTGTGGAGCAGCAGACAGTCGTCTCCTCTCCGTGGTTCTGCAGCTATGTCAGGGAAAGCCGCTCTCCTCTTTGCCCTCCTGGTGGCCTTGCTGGTGTCCGGCTCGGCCTCCCCGCCTCGGACGGACGGGGGGTCTGGCGTCCTGGCCCACAAAGGGGCGGAGCCGGCCAGCAGGGGGAGGGCAGCCGCTCGAGTGCAGAGACGGGCGCACCTGACGGAGGATGAGCGGGAGATGGTGACCAAGCAGATCGTGCAGGCCCTCTCAG AGGTGATGAACTCGGACTGCATGGCGGATCGGGACTACCGGGGCTGGCTGGACTTTGGGAGGAGGGACGCAGAATGA
- the LOC112137309 gene encoding uncharacterized protein LOC112137309 isoform X2, producing MGFSALTAVVFTLHTSFPSMHLQIDQMLSVRRSFKSCPLWSSRQSSPLRGSAAMSGKAALLFALLVALLVSGSASPPRTDGGSGVLAHKGAEPASRGRAAARVQRRAHLTEDEREMVTKQIVQALSGMVCSQR from the exons atggGCTTTTCTGCACTCACAGCTGTAGTGTTTACTTTACACACTTcctttcccagcatgcacctcCAGATCGATCAGATGTTATCTGTCAGGCGGAGCTTTAAAAGCTGCCCGCTGTGGAGCAGCAGACAGTCGTCTCCTCTCCGTGGTTCTGCAGCTATGTCAGGGAAAGCCGCTCTCCTCTTTGCCCTCCTGGTGGCCTTGCTGGTGTCCGGCTCGGCCTCCCCGCCTCGGACGGACGGGGGGTCTGGCGTCCTGGCCCACAAAGGGGCGGAGCCGGCCAGCAGGGGGAGGGCAGCCGCTCGAGTGCAGAGACGGGCGCACCTGACGGAGGATGAGCGGGAGATGGTGACCAAGCAGATCGTGCAGGCCCTCTCAG GGATGGTCTGTTCGCAGAGGTGA
- the si:dkey-28e7.3 gene encoding trafficking kinesin-binding protein 1 (The sequence of the model RefSeq protein was modified relative to this genomic sequence to represent the inferred CDS: added 49 bases not found in genome assembly), translated as MWWDDVTREQKVGVVLVKLGDESDPPHTFVPPRSIRRTPTSAWIFTLNLPPPDELSQPSLSPSSTTPACFSAPSQHRRAHLDPQSASSLSGGQRESPAALDVDLQPLQHGSVGDLSDAGQQSHHDASTLTDLCSDLPELEIVSLLSEGQPNYTLRADSVFGYDSEDWLQTPLLPPQVVLGLTHEQIQETLKYFLLCSDRVGQVTKTYHDIKAVTHLLEEKERDLELAARIGQSLLKQNQELTARNEILDEQLEAAKEEIAQLRHELSMRDDLLQFYASTEELESAQPHSPIKRNESSGSLSSFIHYDFLQKKLKTLEEENHKLREEASELCTETTSYEEQEQELMMVCVEELSSANKQVVDLSEELARKVEDSLRQQEEISSLLAQMVDLQARCKELSHENEDLSQQLSICRESQARLRSELKDLQDKYSECEDMLQEAREDIKNLRNKSLPNSTVQRYTALTSVLPMDSLAAEIEGTFRKGLDTPVPSEYRNHPWRVFETVKVVNKAGRVRSRCHSPCLPGSSPPSAPCSRTSTPRTSYYGSDNASLTLEDKPGSAQAAKEDSSASGPKRLGQPGTPGGQDLEAALRSLSARQQNHASDRPFFDVERERKLHVLATHCGGGDGSSGFLTPNDSLASSPAASTGTNYSNGSSQHSCGSSGGSRSYLPDRLQIVKPLEGSVTLHHWQQLAKPNLGGILHPRPGVLTKDFKELEVDVQHVYSLNDLEEDEPELEGAHTAVSPSGPPSHTIDVLQRPPLIPSFSTRLRSLSLPSRWNRDHVSPSHPPAAPPLGLLELLRQRGISASPNPLGDRRHGVRGARPTVEDEGGGRNSSFSLNLVQKLQNLGLHRVAALGMMSGWGGGREQHPPKV; from the exons AGTCAGACCCCCCGCACACCTTCGTTCCTCCTCGGAGCATTCGGAGGACCCCCACTTCTGCGTGGATCTTCACCCTGAACCTTCCACCCCCAGACGAGCTGTCCCAGCCTTCACTCTCTCCATCTTCTACAACCCCAGCCTGCTTTTCTGCTCCCTCCCAACACCGACGGGCCCATCTGGACCCCCAGTCAGCCTCCTCCCTCAGTGGGGGGCAGCGGGAGTCACCAGCGGCCCTGGATGTGGACCTGCAGCCTCTTCAGCATGGCTCAGTGGGGGACCTGAGTGACGCGGGACAGCAGTCCCACCATGACGCGTCCACACTAACCG ACCTGTGCTCCGACCTGCCAGAGCTGGAGATCGTCAGCCTCCTGTCAGAGGGTCAGCCCAACTACACTCTCCGAGCAGACAGTGTGTTTGGATATGACAGTGAGGACTGGCTGCAGACCCCCCTGCTGCCCCCGCAGGTGGTGCTGGGACTCACCCACGAGCAGATCCAGGAGACGCTCAAGTACTTCT TGCTGTGCTCCGACAGAGTGGGGCAGGTCACCAAGACGTATCATGACATCAAAGCGGTCACCCACCTGCTGGAGGAG AAAGAGCGAGATCTGGAGCTGGCCGCTCGCATTGGCCAGTCGCTCCTCAAGCAGAATCAGGAGCTGACGGCCCGAAATGAAATACTGGACGAGCAGCTGGAGGCGGCGAAAGAAGAG ATTGCGCAGCTTCGCCACGAGCTCTCAATGCGGGACGACCTCCTGCAGTTCTACGCCAGCACGGAGGAGCTGGAGAGCGCTCAGCCGCACTCGCC AATCAAAAGGAACGAGTCGAGCGGATCTCTCAGCAGCTTCATCCACTACGACTTCCTGCAGAAGAAACTCAAGActctggaggaggagaaccacaaACTCAGAGAGGAG GCCAGCGAGCTCTGCACCGAGACCACCAGCTATGAGGAGCAGGAGCAGGAGCTGATGATGGTGTGCGTGGAGGAGCTCT CGTCTGCCAACAAGCAGGTGGTGGATCTCTCAGAGGAGCTGGCCCGGAAAGTGGAGGACTCTCTGCGGCAGCAGGAGGAGATCAGCTCTCTGCTCGCTCAGATGGTTGACCTGCAGGCCCGCTGCAAAGAG ctttCCCATGAAAATGAGGATCTGAGCCAACAGTTGAGCATCTGCAGAGAGAGCCAGGCTAGACTCCGGTCAGAG CTCAAGGACTTGCAGGACAAATACTCAGAGTGCGAGGACATGCTCCAGGAGGCACGAGAGGACATTAAGAACCTGCGGAACAAGAGTCTGCCCAACAGCACGGTGCAGCGGTACACGGCGCTGACCTCGGTCCTCCCCATGGACTCTTTGGCAGCAGAGATCGAGGGCACCTTCCGCAAAGGCCTGGACACCCCCGTCCCCTCAGAGTACAG GAACCACCCGTGGCGAGTCTTTGAAACTGTGAAGGTGGTCAACAAGGCGGGGCGTGTTCGGTCTCGCTGCCATTCGCCGTGTCTGCCCGGCTCCAGCCCGCCGTCTGCCCCCTGCAGCCGCACCAGCACCCCCAGAACCAGCTACTACGGCTCTGACAACGCCAGCCTCACCTTGGAGGACAAGCCCGGCTCCGCTCAGGCCGCAAAGGAGGACAGCAG TGCCAGCGGGCCAAAACGTCTGGGTCAGCCCGGCACCCCTGGAGGACAGGACCTGGAAGCGGCGCTGCGCAGCCTCTCCGCCCGGCAGCAGAACCACGCGTCCGACCGGCCCTTCTTCGACGTGGAGCGGGAGCGGAAGCTGCACGTGCTAGCGACGCACTGCGGGGGAGGGGACGGCTCCAGCGGCTTCCTCACCCCCAACGACAGCCTGGCGTCCAGCCCGGCAGCCTCCACCGGCACGAACTACTCCAACGGCAGCTCTCAGCACTCCTGCGGCTCCTCCGGAGGGTCCAGGTCCTACCTGCCCGACCGACTGCAGATCGTGAAGCCTCTGGAAG GCTCGGTGACTCTGCACCACTGGCAGCAGCTGGCCAAACCCAACCTGGGGGGCATCCTCCACCCGCGCCCGGGCGTCCTGACTAAAGACTTCAAGGAGCTCGAGGTGGACGTCCAGCACGTGTACAGCCTGAACgacctggaggaggacgagCCGGAGTTGGAGGGAGCGCACACCGCCG TCTCTCCATCGGGCCCCCCCTCTCATACCATAGATGTCCTCCAACGCCCCCCCCTCATCCCCTCCTTCTCCACCCG GCTTCGCTCTCTCAGCCTGCCGTCTCGTTGGAACCGTGACCACGTGAGCCCCTCCCACCCTCCGGCCGCCCCCCCTCTGGGACTCCTTGAGCTCCTGCGGCAGCGCGGCATCTCGGCCTCCCCGAATCCACTCGGCGACCGGCGTCATGGTGTGCGGGGCGCACGACCCACAGTGGAGGACGAGGGAGGGGGGAGGAACTCTTCTTTTAGCCTGAACTTGGTGCAGAAGCTCCAGAACCTCGGGCTGCACAGAGTGGCAGCGTTGGGGAT